Part of the Brachyspira hampsonii genome is shown below.
GCCTATTTTTTCCTTCTGTTAAGATTATGTAGAAAGAATTTTTATTAACTCTTTTTACCTTTGCAGGTTTGAGTTTTTGTCCGTCTAAAGAAATCCCATACTCTAATTTTTTTAAAGCCCCATCTGGTATACTATCATTAACTTTGACAAAATATTCTTTTTCGCAGTTTGTATTTTCGCCTATTATCTTTTTAGCAAATACCCCATCATTAGTAAAAAGTATAAGTCCTGAGCTGTCTTTATCTAGTCTTCCAACAGGATATATATTATCAAAATCATTTTTGATTAGATTATATATAGGCTTTCCTTCATTTTTATTTGATGAAACTACATAACCTCTAGGTTTATTTAATTTTATATATATTTTATTTTCTTTATATTGTTCAATGCTGCATTCTACATTGTCATCTTCATTAACTTGAGTTGCCGGGTTTGTTATAATTATGCCATTAACTTTAACATTTCCGTTTTGAATAAGCCTGTCAGCTTCTCTCCTGCTTGCAATATTTAAAGATGCTATATATTTATTTAATCTCATTTATCAGTCTTTTTAATAAAAAATTATATATATAGTACCATAATATAATTTTTAATCAAATTTTAATAATATTTTCTAAAATTATGCAGTTATGATAACGATATATATATTAGAATTTTATATTTTTATAGTTGACAATTTTTATTGATTATAATATAATTGTGCTAAGTTATTGGATATAATTGCTTAGCTATAAATATTAAGGAGAGTGCGCTATGAAATTCTATAGAAGTACGAGAGATTTTTCTCGCTACCTCATAATCATTTGTCTATTCATAAGCATAAGTTCATTTGCTGTTTATGGACAAACTTCTAGTGTTTACATGGAAACTAGATTGCTTTACAACTTTGAAACATTAGATGAATGGCAGCCAATATCAAATGCTAGCCGCTTTATGTTCAGAGGTGATAGAACAAATGAAAATGGTGTTGTAATGAAATATCCTAACATGAGATTGTTCGCTACAAAACCATATGGTATGGGTAACCAAAGTTATAATTCAACTAATTCATTATCAGTAAGTGTTTCTTTTTTCAGAAAATCTTATAACTTCTTTGACTTAGTTCCAACAGTACAAAAAATCATACCAGGTAAAGCTCAAACTTTTGATGTTTGGGTATGGGGTGGTAATTATGACTATACTATGGAAATGATATTTGAAGATTATCTTGGTTATACTTATACATTGCCTTTGGGATCTATAAGATATATAGGTTGGAGAAATATGAGTACATCAGTACCATCATTTATTCCTCAAGAAGAACCTTATGTTCCTAGAGCTAAAGGTTTAAGATTTATGAATTTCCGTTTCTGGTCATCACCAGAGGAAAGAGCAGATAACTTTGTAGTTTTATTGGACTATTTCCAAACAGTAACAGATACATTTAGAGAGTCTTATGACGGATCTGATATTGAAACTACATTAGGTCAGGAAGTTGGCGGAAGATCTTCTGAACAATATACAGAAGGCGGAGCTCAAGTAGTAGGTGAAAGCAATAGCGGTACTGCCAGCGGAGATACTACTACAGAACAGCCACAAGAAGCGCAATAATTAAGGAGAAAAACGAATATGAAAAGATTAAGTATCTTGATAACAATGTTAATTCTAACTGTTGCATTCTTGTTGTTTGCCCAAGATGCGGCTCAAACAGGTGAGCAAACTACTCAAAATCAAGGTGAAGATGGTAATAACTTCGTAACTGAAGCTATCACTAACTACTTAATAGATGATTTTGAATTTGCTAATACTTGGCAAGCTTCTATGCCTAGAGATTATGGCGTAGTTAGTATTATTCGTCGTGAAGGCGGTCCAGCTGATGTTGTAGCTGAAGGTGCAGAAAATAATAAATACATTTTAGGTGCTAAAGTAGAATACTTCAGAACCGGTTATCCTTGGTTCTCTGTTACTCCACCTAGACCTGTGAAAATACCTGGTTATACTAAAGAAATTAGTGTTTGGGTAGCTGGTCGTAACCATAATAATAAAATGAGTTTCTATCTTTATGATATAAACGGAAAACCTCAGTCTGTTGGTAATGAAGCTCTTAACTTTATGGGTTGGAAAAACATAACTGTACAAGTTCCTGCTAATATAGAACAAGAAGACTTCAGAGGTCAAGTTGAACAAGGTATTAGCTTTATGGGTATACATGTTAAAGTTGATCCTAGAGATTCTTATGGTAAATACTATATCTATTTTGATCAATTAATGGCTAAAACTGATATGTATTTAGAAACTTATAGAGAAGAAGATGATCCATTAGATACTTGGTAATAATAATAACAAGTTGAAATGAATATGATAGGTGAAGTATTATTAATAGTACTTCACCTTTTTTATTTGTATAAATAACTTGAAATTAATATCATTTTATATTAAACTACTAAGATATATACAACTTAAAAGAGAGTTTTATGTCTAATATTAATATAAATTTACTTCTTCTTATTGGATTTATATTGTTAGCTGTATATTCTATAACAACTAGAATTGTAAATAACAGGGCAAGTAAAGATAAAAAAGAAAATGATAGCGTTGATGAAGATAATAATTTAAAATAATAAAAAGGTGTCAGATGAGTGAATTAATTATATATGTAATAATAGCTATTATATGGGCTATAGTGAGTTTGGTACAAAAAGCAAATAAAAAAAATAAACAAAATAAAATACCAAAACAGAATACTCATAAAAATAAGAAAGTTAATAATAAAAATGAAGAAGAAATATTTAGAGAATTACAAAAGAATATTCATACTTTAAAAAAGTATAATGATGAAGTTCTTAGAGAAAATACCAAAAATGAAGATGTATATACTAGTCATTATGAAACTTCAAGCAATGATAGAGAAATATTGGAGCTTCAGGAAAAATATAATTCTAAAATATCTCAAATTAATTCTATAAAAAAAGAAGATGTCAGCACTAATTTTAATAATATTATAACATCAGAAAACAAAAGGCAAGTCAATCATATGCTTTCTTCATTGGATATAAAAAATGCTGTAATATATAATGCTATACTTGAACCTAGAAGAATTAATTATATGAAAGTAAATATATCAAGACTTAATTAGAAGAGTTGTAATAATGAAATCATTTGAAGAACTTATATCTGTAATACAAACTTTAAGAGGCGAGAATGGATGTGCTTGGGATAAGGTACAGACTTTTGACAGTTTAATTCCTTGTTTTTTGGAAGAGGCTTATGAACTTGTAGAAGCTATTAATAATAGAGATTATGAGAATATTAAAGAAGAGCTTGGAGATGTACTTTTGCATGTTGTATTTTTTTCTGAGCTTGCTAAAGATGAAAATAAATTTAATATAGATGATGTTTGCAAAAATATTAATGAAAAACTTATAAGAAGGCATCCTCATGTATTCGGTGATAGTGATGTGAAAGATGTTCAGGGTATACTTAAGCAATGGGATAAGATAAAAAAAGAAGAGAAGGGTATTGATGGTGTTGATGAGTTTAAAAGTGTACTTGATGGTATACCTAAATCGCTTCCTATTATGGAAAAATCTTATAAATTAATGAAAAAAGCCGCTAGTGTCGGATTTGAATACGAACATATTGATGATTCTTTGTCAAAGATAGAAGAAGAACTTTTGGAAGTTAAAGAAGCATATAAAGAGAAGGATAAAGAACATTTGGAAGAAGAAATAGGGGATTTGATTATGACTGTTCTTGATTTTGCTCGTATGAATAAGATTAATCCTGTTAATTCTCTTATAAAAGTTAATGAAAAATTTACAAAGAGATTTCAATATGTTGAAAAGTCTGCTTATGAAATGAATAAAAAATTAGAAGATATGTCTTTAGATGAAATGGATAAACTTTGGAATGAATATAAGAAAAAAGAAAGAGAAAATCAATGAATATATATGATTTTTATGTTAAAGATATCAATGGTAATGATGTATCTTTATCAAAGTATAGAAATAAAGTTATTTTGATAGTTAATACTGCTACTAGATGCGGGTTTACTAAACAGTATGAGTATTTAGAAAATATATATGAAATGTATAGTAGCAGAGGCTTTGAAATATTAGATTTTCCTTGTAATCAATTTTTAAATCAGGCACCGGAATCAGATGATAAAATAGATAGTTTCTGTAAAATAAGATATAATACATCTTTTGATAGATTTAAAAAAATAGATGTTAAAGGAAAGAATATAGAGCCTTTATATTCATATCTTATTAGCAATAGCAATTATTTATTTAATAAAAATATAAAATGGAATTTTACAAAATTTCTAATAGATAGAAATGGAAATGTTGTAAGGAGATTTTCTAGTTTTTCATCTGCAAAGAGCATAACTAAATATATAGATAAAATTATATAATATTTTGTAATTATATTATACTAAATCTGTTTTTATAGGGTTGTTTTATTAATTTTTTACATTCATATTATGGACTTTTTATTGCAAGAATTCTAATTTTATATTATAATGTTATCATATTAAATGCAGAGGTTTTGCTTAATGGCTATTAATGCTAATTTATATAAAACATCCAAATTGTATGACTTGCTTACTAAAATCATTAAAAAGAAAAATGATGAGGATTTTAATTTAGAGGATCATATAAATAAATTACTAGAGCTTATATCAAAAAGTACAGAGGAAGAAGTAAATTATGCAGATAATAAAATAAGCTGTCTTCATCTTGCCGTGCAGATAGGCAATGCTGATGTAGTTGCAGCTTTAATAGAAAGAGGTGCCAATGTTAATGTAATTAATGACAGAGGAGTTAGCCCATTGCATACAGCTATTATCAAAAACCAGCCTGAAGAAGTTATAAAAATATTACTAGATAATGGGGCAGATTATAATATTGAACAAGCAAATTTTTCAGCTGTTGATTTGGCTGCAATAATTGGGGTTCCATATATGCATTTATTTAAAAAATAAATTTCTTACTATTAATTTTGATTATGTATAATATTTTCTATATTCTGTAATGTTTGTATTTATTTTTTAAATATTATTATTTAGAAATTCAAAATGATTTAAATATGGATATAATCAAAATCTATTTTTATTCATTTTATAAAAAATTAGCATACGGATTTCGATTATATCCATAATTTAGTTTTAACTTACCCTGTCTGTTTTCATCTTATAAATTTTATCAGCTATATTCAAAGTTGAAAGTCTATGTGAAACTAAAACAACAGTTCTATTCTCACTATTATCTTTTATAGATTTCAATATAACAGCCTCATTCAAACTATCAAGATTACTTGTAGGCTCATCAAGAAGTATAAAAGGAGCTTTATGTAAGAAACTTCTTGCTATACCAATTCTTTGCTTTTCCCCTCCTGATAAAGTGTCCCCAAGTTCTCCTACATTTGCATCATAACCATCAGGCAAACTCATAATAAATTCATGTAATGAAGCTTTTTTGCATGCTTCTATAACCTCTTCTCTTGATGCATTTTGATTTGCTATTTTTATATTATTTTCTATTGTGTCTTTAAAAATAGAAGTTTCCTGAGTTACATAGCTTTCCATATCTCTAAGCGTATCTGTATTAATATCTTTTATATTTGTATTTGATATTTTAATACTTCCTTCTTTTATATCCCAAAAACGCATAAAAAGTTTAAGAAGTGTAGATTTTCCGCTTCCGCTTTTACCGCTTATTCCTATTATTTTATTAGGCTCTATTTGCAAATTGTAATCATTTAATATTTTTTCTCCTTCATAATCAAAATACACATCTTCGCATTTAACACCATTGAAAGAAAGTTCTTTTTTACCATCATAAACTTCTTCTATAATAGGTTTTTCTTTAAGTAAGTTTAATACTCTCTCACCGCTTGCTAAAGTCATAAATAAATTGTTTGATAAATTACTTAATGCTATAACAGGTCCGAAAGAACTTGCCATTGCTATAGTAGGTATTATAATAGCAGTAAAATTTGATTCTTTTGATATTATTATACTTATAACAAGAACAGCCAATGTAAATAATGATACAGCAGAAGTTGTAAGCCCTGATATTACGCCTTCATATTTTTTTAATTTTTTATTTAATTCCATTAAGTCATCAGTTTTACTCTTTATATTTTCTATTCTTTTCTCACCGTATCCGAATTGAAGTATTTCTTTTATTCCCCATAAACTGTCAAGAAAATAACTATTTAATTTTCCAAAATTATTTCTATAAGCCATACCATCATTTTTTCCGAATTTTGATGAAAAATATGGAATAATAAAACCTATAGTAAAATATCCCAGAAAAGCAATAGCACCTAATATAACATTAAAACTTCCTATAAATATTGTCATGATAATTGAAGTTAATACTCCTATAGCTATAGGTGAAATAGTATGGGCATAAAACACTTCTAATAATTCTATATCGCTTGTAATAAGTGCTATTAGATTTCCTTTATCTCTTCCTTCTAGTTTGGCAGGAGATAATTTTCTTAAAGCCTTAAAAACTTTATCTCTTATTAAAGCAAGTAATTTAAAAGCTATAAAGTGATTGCTAAGCTGTTCTATATAGTGAAAGAATCCTCTTAAACAAGCAAGCATTAAAACTATTATAAATATTGTTTTTATTGTGAATAAAGAATTCAGTCCAATATATGTTAATATAGCATATCCCCCGAATATGGTTATTGATATAGCACATAAAAATCCTAAAACTCCTGTAGTGATAGCTAATATCATAACATGCATAAGCGGAGCAATTAATCCAATTAGTTCCGCCATAATTTTTATACCGCTTCTACGCATTATAAACTCCTATTAAATTATTAATGATTAATATTAAATTGCTATGCTTAAACTTTCGCCTTTAGTTATGCTTTCCAAATTACTTTGTTCATTGAAGATTTTTGCATATTCTCCGTTTAAGCTCATCAATTTATCATGATTTCCTTCTTCCATTATTATTCCATCTTTTAAGAAATATATATGATCAGAAGGCACACAGTTATAAAGTCTATGAGATATTAATATAACAGTCTTTTCTTTGGCAATATCTCTTATAACCTTCATAATGCTTTCCTCGCTTTCAACATCAACATTAGAAGTAGCCTCATCAAATATATATATATCAGCATTAAAAAGTATAGCCCTAGCTAAAGCTAATCTCTGTCTTTGTCCTCCGGATAAATTAGCAGCCTTTTCCATTATTACTGTATTAAGTCCGTTTTCAGTCTGTAGAAAATCATAAAGTTCAACTTTTTTTAATGCCTCATTCATCTGATTTTCTGTTATTGTGCTGCCTGCCATTTTTAAATTATCATATACTGTTCCTTCAAACAAATAACTATTATGATCTACAGAGGCTATTTTTTTGTATAAATCATCTTTATTTATTGTATCAAGCTCTATGTTTCCAATTTTTATTGAGCCTTTATAATTTTCATTTCTTAATGATATAAGCCCAGCAATAGTGCTTTTACCGGAACCTGAAACTCCTACTATAGAAACAAATGATTTTTCTTTTATAGTCATATTAATATTTTTTAATATAGTTTTTTCTTTATTGTAGGCAAAACTTACATCTTTAAATATAACCTCTTTATTGTCTTTACTAATATTATTTATTCTTTTATCATCATCTTTCATATCAAGTATTTCAAACATCTTATCGCTTGCCGATATGCCATTCATAGCAATATGAAAGAATGAGCCTAAAAGTCTTAATGGAATAAAAAACTCTGCAGAAAGCATTATTATAGTAAATGTGCCGGCAAGATTAATATTTCCTTTCATATATTCAAGTACAGATATTATCACTCCCAAAGCAGCTCCTCCATACGCTATTATATCCATTATAGTTGTAGAATTAAGCTGCATAAAAAGAAGATTCATAGTAGCAATTCTAAATTTTTCAGCTTCTATATTCATCTCTTCATTTTTCTTTTTATCAGCTTTATATATTTTTAAAGTGGTAAGTCCCTGCACATCTTCTAAAAATATCTCTCCCAAATTGCTGTAGCTTCCCCAATATTTTTTTAATATTTTTTTAGCAATTTTTACTATAGCAATAATTGATATAGGTATAAGAGGTACACATATTAAAAGTATAACAGCCGATTTTATGCTTATAGTAGAAAGTACGCAAAAAAGAACTATAGGAGCTATCATACTATAGAAAAACTGCGGAAGATATCGTCCGAAATAAGTTTCTAATTGATCAACTCCCTCCATAGATATTTGTACTATTTCACTTGTAGAAAATTTTTCTTTATATCTGCTTCCTAGTGTAAGAAGTTTTGAATACATTTTTTCTCTTAAAGTCTGCTTTACTCTTCCAGAAGCATGATATGACATGTCGGCCATTAAAATATTAAATCTGAACCTTAATATTATTATAACAAAAATAGCAATAGCCGTTTTTAATATATCTTCTTTTAGTACATTACCTTGTGAAGCCTTCTGTATAATATCGGCCATGAAAAATACAGCTGTTATATTCAGAGCCAAATTTACAAGCTGTATTATAACATGCCATGCTATGTATTTTTTAGCATTGCCCATTAATGATATTAATCTTCTATTAATCATAATTTTTCCTTTTATTTTTTATTTATATATATTAATAAATGGTTCTTTTTATTATTTCTTTTATTACAGAACCATCATAATTAGCATTAATCATAGAATTTATAATAAATGATAATATTGTATCTATAAATTTATCAGCTGTAAAATTATTATTAAATGCATCTTCCCTTACTTTTTTATCATTCATAAGAGTTTTATATAATCCGTCTTTAATATGTTTTTGTACTTTATTCATCATATTAATGCCTTTGCTTTTATTTTTTCCAAAGAGCATAGTGGAATGCATAGATAAAAAATTAGGATATTTTTTGTTTCCTTTATCCAAACTTTTGAATATAGTATCAACAATATCTAAAAAGTTATCAGATTCCAAACAAACATTTAAAGGATGAAATATATCAAGCCATACGCTTACTATAACAGCAATAGTTAATTCCTCTTTAGACTTAAAATAATTATATATAGATCCTACAGCAATATTAGCTTCTTCAGCAACTGAACGCATATTAATAGAATTAATACCTTTTCTTTTTATTAATTCTCTGCTTGCTTTTAATATATCTTCTTTTGAAGTTATAATATTATTCATTAAATAGTCCTTTTTTATATAGTTTTTTTTAATATATTATCTTAGCCGAATATTAATTTTATCAGCTATGTGCAAGTTTTGCTTGTTCAAATACATAATAAGCATTGCTATATATTGAACAATGTTCAGTATTATTTAAAAATAAAAGTTCAATACATACTGCTTAATACTTTTATATTGAACATTGTTCATTATAAACCATATTTAAATTTTGTCAATACAATAATTTGTAATATTTTATAATATGCACATTATATTTTTTATGAGTATTTATATATATTTTTACTTCTGTTATAAAAGTCATGAAAAAGTTTATTATATGTTTTTAATATTTGAATATATTTATATAACCATATTTTTGTATAATAAGAATTGTATAAAAATTATAAAATATATTTTATAGTTTTTTAAGTAATTTTATAGAGCATTTAATATTTGTTATTATGGTTATATAGAACTATAAAATATATTATTTGTAGTTTTATTACTAAAATATAGCCTTTATTACATAATGAATAGAATTTTAATTAATTTAGTAAAAAATATTAAATTATAATTTAATATTTTTTACTAAATTAATTATTTGCTGTTTATAATAATATAATTATAAATATTTTTTACTAAATTAATTATTTGCTGTTTATAATAATATAATTATAAATGTTTTTTAGTAAATTAATTATTTGTTGTTTATAATATAATTAGAGATAGTTGTTTATATGAAAGATAAAAAGTTAAAAAATGAATTAAAAAAAGTAGAGGTATCAAAAGAAGAATTAGAAGCAAAGGAAATACCGTTGCTTTTTAGTATTGTAAATTTTTCTTCCAATATACCGGTTTCTATTTATGCAGATACTATAGGGATGAAAACTTCTGAATCATCATACAGGGCTGCGATGCATTCAGAAGTAAATAGAAATATTAGTGAGGAATATCTTTTAAACTCTAAAAAATCATCAATAGATTTATCTACTATGTTAAATGTTGTAAGTTATTCATTATTTCCTATAGATGCGGCTTTAAGTAACAGGGTATTATTAGAAGAAGAAGTGCATAAAAAGGGAAATGCATTGAAACTTCCGCTGTATAAAAACATTAATGCCCCTATAGGATCTGTAATAAGGTCAAGAAGAAGTAGAAGAGATTTTAAAGGCAATCCATTAACATTAGTTGATTTATCTACTTTGCTTTATTATGGAGATGGGATTTCAGGAGATTTTGATTTTAATTTAAATAAAAATGAATATGGTACAATAACTTTCGGAGATAAATATATATCAAAGGTGAGAACAGCTCCTTCAGGCGGAGGACTTTATCCTATATATCTTTATATAGTCGCACTTAATATAAATAATCTTGATAAAGGTATATATAAATACATGCCTTTTACTCATTCGCTTGAAAAAATAAAATTATTTAGCAATGAAGATTTAGAAAATTATTATAATAATAATTTTTTCGGAGGCGGTATAGATTTAAGAAAAGTAGCATTATCTGTTTATTATGTTTATAGTTTGTATGAGAATTCGAGGAAGTACGGAGATATGGGACTTCAATTTGCTTTGATAGAAACAGGAGAGATTGCTCAAAATATACAGCTTACTGCTGCTGCAAGCGGTATTTCTGCATGTGATATTGGAGGATTTAATAAAACTTTATCCGAAGATTTACTTAATATTGACGGTAATACAAATCATGTTGTGCATTTGACTTTACTTTCAAAATAAAATAATTAAATTTATGTTATATAAAATATATAAAAAATAATAGGTTAGTGAAAATGGCTAAAAAAAATATTAAACTTTATGATAATGTAAGTATTTTCTTTAATTCTGATGATGAGATTAGATTTAGAAAAGGAGTATGGAATTTTGAGGAGGCTTCTTTAGGGCTTAATGAATTAAATGATGATATAAAAGAAGCTGTTATGTTCATTTCTAAAGAACTTTTTGATGATAAACTAATTTCTTTTGATGATATAGTAAAGAAATTTTCTCTTAATGATAAAGATAGTAACTTTTTGAATGATATCATATCTTCTCTTATAGGTAATAGATTTTTAGAGTATGATGATAAAAAAAATAATATGCTTAATACTGTTTATGAGTTTATAGGAGAATATTTTTATGATATACCAGATGAAAGTAAGGTTCAGAAGAATAAAATAATGTTCATTACTGATAATGACAGATTAAAAGAGTATGCAAAATTAACATCAGAAGATTTGTATATGAATGTCATCATGATGGATATTGATGATATAAAAAAAATAGAGAAAGCAAATCTTACAGATACTACAGATGCCATTGAAAATATAGAAGAACATAAAGAATTAATAAAATTATTTGATGATATTTCCTGTATTGTTGTAAGTGTTGAGAAGCCTAGATTAAATTTACTTAGAAATATAAATAGACTTCTTCTGGATAAATCTATACCAATAGTTATATCAATATTAGATGGACCATTTTTAAATATTACTACAATAAAAGGTAAAGAAACCGGATGTTATGAATGTTTTGAAAATAGAGTAGTGGCTAGAAATGAAAGTTTATCAGTTTATAATAAATTTGTTAAGCAGACTATGAATTTTAAATATAATGCTAAAAGAACTTATATAATACCTATTTTACAGACATTTACTTCTCTTGCATTATACGAAGCATTTTTATTTGCATCTATAGGTAAATGCAAACTATCAGGGCGAGTTATTAATGTTTATATACCTTCAATAGAGATTCAAATTCAGGATTTACTTAGAGTACCTTTCTGTCCTGTTTGCGGTCATATAAGTAAGGCTAAATATAATGAGATGTATACTTCTTCAAAAGAGATAATAGAAAAATTTTCAAGCAAAGTAATAATAAAATGATTAAATAATGGACAATATATGATTAAATATTACCCAAGCCATAAAAATATATTAAATAAATACAATTCTATTTGCGGCCATCAGACAGGTATTATGGATTCTCTTATTATAATGCAGGCTAATTCTGTTATTGCTAAAAATATCAATACATGTACTGCTATGCTTCCGGATTATCATAAAATATTATTAGGCGATAATGCTGAAGTTAATTATCATCTTTCAGGTTATGGTATTTATAGAGATGAGGCTGTTATTAGATTATTGGGAGAAGGCATTGAAAGATATGCATTATTTACAGCAAATTTATACTTTGAAGAAAAATTAAAATATGCCTCCTATAATCAATTAAAAGAAAAGTATCCTGATAATATAATACCTTTTGAATATGTTAAAATATATAGCGATGAAGACTGTAATAAATTAAATAGTATAGGTATTTTAGAAAATATAACAGAAGATGATGTATTGTCTTGGGTACTTCTTCCTTCTTTATTTGACAAAGAAAAAGAGTATTATGTACCTGCACAGAATTTCTTTTTATCTCATATTATTAGAAGGGATAAGAAGGAAAAGATATTTATAGGAGGATTTTCAAAGGGAAGTGCAAGTCATAAAAGTATTCCGCTTGCCTTGAAATCTGCTGTCAATGAAATTATAGAATGCGATGCATGCATGATAAAATGGTATACAGAGAGTAAAGTCAAAGAAGTTATTATTGATGATGATATTCTTAATGAAGTTATAAATAGTATTTTAAAAGATATTGATTATAATATTAGAGTTTTTGATTATACAGTTGATAAAAAATTAGGATATGTTTTTACTGTTATGCTTGTAAATAAAAGTGAAAAATCTCCTTATATTGTTGTAGGGGCTTCTTCGGGGCTTAATCCTAGAAAAGTTATATACAGAGCCTTTATGGAGGCTTTAGCTATACTTACATTAAATATTAACGGACCTTTATCAATGCCGGCGGATTATTTGGATACTGTATCTGAAAAAAATTATCTTAATCTTGACAGTAATGTCAATTATTGGGCTGATGCTGGCAATAAAGATAAGAATTTAAAATTTATTAACAGTAAAGTTCAGGAAAAAATCGAATTAAAAAAATATAAAAACCTTGAAGTAAATACTGAGTCTGATTTGGAGTATTTATTAAAAGGTCTTTATAATGTATCTAAATATGCAGTTTATTTGGATATTACATCTGCCGAAATATCGGATAAAGATTTGCATGTTATTCGTGTATATATTCCGGAGCTTGTTCAAATGTCAATGCCTGCTTTCCCTTACAGTAAGCACCCTAGAATTATTAATAATGGAGGAATTTCAAATAATGAATTTCCACACCCATTACCTTAGTGCTTTTCTTGTACTGCTTGCCATTTCTTTTCCTACTTCTTTGGTAGGAATATTTTTCAAAT
Proteins encoded:
- a CDS encoding ABC transporter ATP-binding protein/permease, producing the protein MINRRLISLMGNAKKYIAWHVIIQLVNLALNITAVFFMADIIQKASQGNVLKEDILKTAIAIFVIIILRFRFNILMADMSYHASGRVKQTLREKMYSKLLTLGSRYKEKFSTSEIVQISMEGVDQLETYFGRYLPQFFYSMIAPIVLFCVLSTISIKSAVILLICVPLIPISIIAIVKIAKKILKKYWGSYSNLGEIFLEDVQGLTTLKIYKADKKKNEEMNIEAEKFRIATMNLLFMQLNSTTIMDIIAYGGAALGVIISVLEYMKGNINLAGTFTIIMLSAEFFIPLRLLGSFFHIAMNGISASDKMFEILDMKDDDKRINNISKDNKEVIFKDVSFAYNKEKTILKNINMTIKEKSFVSIVGVSGSGKSTIAGLISLRNENYKGSIKIGNIELDTINKDDLYKKIASVDHNSYLFEGTVYDNLKMAGSTITENQMNEALKKVELYDFLQTENGLNTVIMEKAANLSGGQRQRLALARAILFNADIYIFDEATSNVDVESEESIMKVIRDIAKEKTVILISHRLYNCVPSDHIYFLKDGIIMEEGNHDKLMSLNGEYAKIFNEQSNLESITKGESLSIAI
- a CDS encoding TetR/AcrR family transcriptional regulator, whose amino-acid sequence is MNNIITSKEDILKASRELIKRKGINSINMRSVAEEANIAVGSIYNYFKSKEELTIAVIVSVWLDIFHPLNVCLESDNFLDIVDTIFKSLDKGNKKYPNFLSMHSTMLFGKNKSKGINMMNKVQKHIKDGLYKTLMNDKKVREDAFNNNFTADKFIDTILSFIINSMINANYDGSVIKEIIKRTIY
- a CDS encoding SagB/ThcOx family dehydrogenase codes for the protein MKDKKLKNELKKVEVSKEELEAKEIPLLFSIVNFSSNIPVSIYADTIGMKTSESSYRAAMHSEVNRNISEEYLLNSKKSSIDLSTMLNVVSYSLFPIDAALSNRVLLEEEVHKKGNALKLPLYKNINAPIGSVIRSRRSRRDFKGNPLTLVDLSTLLYYGDGISGDFDFNLNKNEYGTITFGDKYISKVRTAPSGGGLYPIYLYIVALNINNLDKGIYKYMPFTHSLEKIKLFSNEDLENYYNNNFFGGGIDLRKVALSVYYVYSLYENSRKYGDMGLQFALIETGEIAQNIQLTAAASGISACDIGGFNKTLSEDLLNIDGNTNHVVHLTLLSK
- a CDS encoding streptolysin associated protein SagC, which produces MAKKNIKLYDNVSIFFNSDDEIRFRKGVWNFEEASLGLNELNDDIKEAVMFISKELFDDKLISFDDIVKKFSLNDKDSNFLNDIISSLIGNRFLEYDDKKNNMLNTVYEFIGEYFYDIPDESKVQKNKIMFITDNDRLKEYAKLTSEDLYMNVIMMDIDDIKKIEKANLTDTTDAIENIEEHKELIKLFDDISCIVVSVEKPRLNLLRNINRLLLDKSIPIVISILDGPFLNITTIKGKETGCYECFENRVVARNESLSVYNKFVKQTMNFKYNAKRTYIIPILQTFTSLALYEAFLFASIGKCKLSGRVINVYIPSIEIQIQDLLRVPFCPVCGHISKAKYNEMYTSSKEIIEKFSSKVIIK
- a CDS encoding YcaO-like family protein produces the protein MIKYYPSHKNILNKYNSICGHQTGIMDSLIIMQANSVIAKNINTCTAMLPDYHKILLGDNAEVNYHLSGYGIYRDEAVIRLLGEGIERYALFTANLYFEEKLKYASYNQLKEKYPDNIIPFEYVKIYSDEDCNKLNSIGILENITEDDVLSWVLLPSLFDKEKEYYVPAQNFFLSHIIRRDKKEKIFIGGFSKGSASHKSIPLALKSAVNEIIECDACMIKWYTESKVKEVIIDDDILNEVINSILKDIDYNIRVFDYTVDKKLGYVFTVMLVNKSEKSPYIVVGASSGLNPRKVIYRAFMEALAILTLNINGPLSMPADYLDTVSEKNYLNLDSNVNYWADAGNKDKNLKFINSKVQEKIELKKYKNLEVNTESDLEYLLKGLYNVSKYAVYLDITSAEISDKDLHVIRVYIPELVQMSMPAFPYSKHPRIINNGGISNNEFPHPLP